Proteins from a genomic interval of Garra rufa chromosome 4, GarRuf1.0, whole genome shotgun sequence:
- the LOC141334068 gene encoding uncharacterized protein, which translates to MAFIKEESEDMKIEETFRVKHEDTEEQTDIVTVKVESQDLNEMEDKDINHHDFITGEKSFSFSQTENMSSQKRAQKTGTTSHFFCQHCGKSFSTNRILKFHLRVHTGERPFICKLCGKTYTQEGNLKIHMRIHTGEKPYSCQYCGKSFIRNDDLKSHLRVHTGEKPFECGLCGKSFSHKATFSKHMRIHTGEKPYTCDQCGKCFPYADSLKKHMEIHFRESCFLCHQCGLRFRDRSLLKRHTMRHTGQEPFMCNDCGKTFINKANLTTHMRAHN; encoded by the coding sequence ACATTGTGACAGTGAAAGTGGAGAGTCAagatctgaatgaaatggaagataAAGATATAAACCATCATGATTTtataactggagaaaaatcttttagtttttcACAGACTGAAAACATGTCCTCTCAAAAAAGAgctcagaagactggaactacaagtcatttcttctgccaacattgtggaaagagttttagtacAAATCGAATCCTTAAATTCCacttgagagttcacactggagagagacctttcatctgcaaactgtgtggaaaaactTACACTCAAGAAGGAAACCTCAagattcacatgagaattcacactggagagaaaccttactcctgCCAATATTGTGGAAAGAGCTTCATACGTAATGATGACCTTAAGAGTCacttgagagttcacactggagagaagccgtttgaATGTggtctgtgtggaaagagtttctctcaTAAAGCAACATTTTCTAAAcatatgaggattcacactggagagaagccttatacaTGCGATCAGTGTGGAAAATGTTTCCCTTATGCAGATAGCCTTAAAAAGCACATGGAAATTCACTTCAGAGAGAGCTGTTTTCTCTGCCATCAGTGTGGACTGAGATTCAGAGACAGGAGTCTTCTTAAGAGACACACAATGAGACACACTGGACAAGAGCCTTTCATGTgcaatgactgtggaaagactttcaTTAATAAAGCAAACCTCACGACTCACATGAGAGCTCACAACTGA